AGGTACAAAGACTCCTTTTTTTGCTCTTCTTAATTCTAAAATTAATGGCTTAATATTAACTTCTAGATCTAAAGGTACAAATAATAATATATTTTTTGCACCCTCTTTTTTTATAATATATTTTAATTTTTCTACAATTTTTTTACTTTTTGAATACTTCTTGAAAGATGAATAAAATTTCAATCTTTTTAAACTTGATATTCTGAAATCACTTTTGTGATTTGTGTTCATATTTAAGCCTCACTTAGGTAAAATCACTACCTAATGAACAATTTTATCTAAAGGAATTAAAATGAAGATTAAAACTTTAGCAATTTTTTCTATTTTTTCAATTTTATTTTTTGCTGGATGTGATTCAAAAGAGAATAAACAAAGCAATGAACAAGCTAAAGTTGAACAAAATATCACAAAAAATGATTTTATTTTAAACTCTCTTGACGGAGATATTTTAGAGATAAAATCAGAAGAAAATAAGATACATATAAAAAATTATGAAGACAAAATAGTGGTTTTAAACTTTTTTACAACTTGGTGTCCAGCCTGTAAAGTTGAAATTCCAGCACTTATAAGATTACAAAATGAGTACAAAAATGATTTAGTTGTGATTTCTATGCTTCTTGAAGAGTTTAAAAGTGATCAAGAGATCAAAAATTTTGCTAAAGAGTTTGGAATTAATTATAAAATTACAATAGGAAGTGAAAATTTTGATTTAGCAAAAAGTCTTGGTGGTATAAAATCAATTCCAACAACATTTATTATCGATAAACAAGGAAAAGTTTATCAAAAAATTCAAGGATTAGCACCTTTTGAGATGATGGAAATTGATATTAAAAAAGTTTTAGAAAAATAATAGGGGAAATATGTTTAGTTTTTTTAAAAAGAAAAAAGAGCCTCAATTAGAAGAAGCTCTTTTAGAAGAATCTTCAAAAGAAGAGCAAAAAGAGATAAATCAAGGAAGACTTGAAGAGATTCAAGAAGAGAAAATTGAAAAAAAAGATGAAGTAAATCAAGACGAAGAGAAAAAAAACTTTTTTTCAAGAGCTTTAGAAAAAACTTTTGCAAGTATAAAAAGTGTAGTTCCTCAAAAAAAAGAGAAAATATCTTTTGATGAGATTGAAGAACTTTTAATTGAAGCTGATGTTGAGTATGAAATCATAGAAAAAGCTATGAATGGATTACCAGAGATGATTACAAGAAAACAGTTAAGACATAGACTTGTAATGCTTTTTGAACATGCACCAAAAGTTGATTTTTCTAATCTTCCTAAGCCTTATGTAAGGCTAATTATTGGAGTAAATGGAGCTGGAAAAACTACAACTATTGCAAAATTAGCTAATAAGTTAAAAAAAGAGGGGAAAAGTGTAATTTTAGGAGCTGGTGATACATTTAGAGCAGCTGCAATTGAACAACTAAGTAGTTGGGCAACAAAACTTGATATTCCAATAATAAAAACAAAACAAGGGCATGATGCAAGTGCTGTTGCTTTTGATACTATTAGCTCTGCAATTGCTAGAAATATAGATAATGTTATTATTGATACAGCAGGAAGATTACAAACTCAAACAAACTTAAATAATGAACTTAAAAAAATAGTAAAAGTTTGTAATAAAGCTATGAGTGATGCACCTCACCAAAAACTTATGATTTTAGATGGAACTCAAGGAAATAGTGCTATTGCTCAAGCAAAAGCATTTAATGAAATTGTTGGAGTTGATGGTATAATTGTTACAAAACTTGATGGAACTGCAAAAGGGGGAGCTCTATTTTCTATCTCAAATCAGCTTGAATTACCAATTTTTTATGTAGGAATTGGTGAAAAACAAGATGATTTAATAGAATTTAGCCCTGATAGTTTTGTTGATAGTTTACTAGATGAGATTTTTATCTCTGAATAATTTTCTTAAAAGGATAGAGTTTTGAAAAGAAAGATTAAAAAGTTTTTTGAAGATTTTATTATTGTTGTAGTTTTAATTTCCATTATTTATGGAAGTTATAGCTATATTTTTGATGATTCAATAGATAATTTTGAATCTAATTCAATTATAGTTCAAACTTCGGAAGAGCCAAAACAAGAGATAAAAGAGCTTACACAAGATGAAGCTATTAAAGATGTTATTACAGATGAAAATCCTGATAATGAAAAAGAGCATAGAGTTCCACCTGAATTTATTCAAAATAGCATAGATGAAAATTCAAACAAAATAGATAAACAATTAAAAGAAGAACATATAATCGAGAGAAA
The Aliarcobacter faecis genome window above contains:
- a CDS encoding TlpA family protein disulfide reductase, whose protein sequence is MKIKTLAIFSIFSILFFAGCDSKENKQSNEQAKVEQNITKNDFILNSLDGDILEIKSEENKIHIKNYEDKIVVLNFFTTWCPACKVEIPALIRLQNEYKNDLVVISMLLEEFKSDQEIKNFAKEFGINYKITIGSENFDLAKSLGGIKSIPTTFIIDKQGKVYQKIQGLAPFEMMEIDIKKVLEK
- the ftsY gene encoding signal recognition particle-docking protein FtsY, with the protein product MFSFFKKKKEPQLEEALLEESSKEEQKEINQGRLEEIQEEKIEKKDEVNQDEEKKNFFSRALEKTFASIKSVVPQKKEKISFDEIEELLIEADVEYEIIEKAMNGLPEMITRKQLRHRLVMLFEHAPKVDFSNLPKPYVRLIIGVNGAGKTTTIAKLANKLKKEGKSVILGAGDTFRAAAIEQLSSWATKLDIPIIKTKQGHDASAVAFDTISSAIARNIDNVIIDTAGRLQTQTNLNNELKKIVKVCNKAMSDAPHQKLMILDGTQGNSAIAQAKAFNEIVGVDGIIVTKLDGTAKGGALFSISNQLELPIFYVGIGEKQDDLIEFSPDSFVDSLLDEIFISE